A stretch of Camelina sativa cultivar DH55 chromosome 18, Cs, whole genome shotgun sequence DNA encodes these proteins:
- the LOC104761364 gene encoding acyl-CoA-binding domain-containing protein 1 → MDDWYQLAQSVIIGLIFAYLLAKLISILVAFKGENLSLTRDHTTESEYESLRKVESLTGISGETESLVAEQGSLRGDDEDDEDDDDWEGVQSTELDEAFSAATAFVAAAASDRLSQKVSNELQLQLYGFYKIATEGPCTAPQPSALKMTARAKWQAWKKLGAMPPEEAMEKYIDLVTQLYPAWVEGGSKKRNRSGDAAAGPMGPVFSSLVYEEESENELKIDAIHGFAREGEVENLLKCLENGIPVNARDSEGRTPLHWAIDRGHLNVAKALIDQNADVNAKDNEGQTSLHYAVVCEREEIAEFLVKQKADTTIKDDEGNSPLDLCESEWPWMREKRDNSN, encoded by the exons ATGGATGATTGGTATCAGCTTGCACAGTCTGTAATCATAGGTTTGATCTTCGCTTACCTTCTCGCTAAACTAATCTCTATCCTCGTCGCGTTTAAAGGCGAGAATCTCTCACTCACTCGCGACCACACGACTGAATCGGAGTATGAGAGCTTGCGCAAGGTCGAATCTTTAACCGGGATTAGCGGCGAGACAGAGTCTCTTGTGGCGGAGCAAGGTAGCTTGAgaggtgatgatgaagacgacgaagatgatgacGATTGGGAAGGTGTTCAAAGTACAGAACTTGATGAGGCATTTAGTGCTGCTACGGCTTTTGTCGCTGCTGCTGCATCTGACAGGCTTTCTCAGAAAGTATCTAATGAGTTGCAGCTTCAGCTTTATGGATTCTATAAGATTGCTACTGAAGGACCTTGTACTGCTCCTCAACCATCTGCTCTCAAAATGACTGCTCGTGCCAAGTG GCAAGCATGGAAGAAATTGGGTGCTATGCCTCCTgaagaagcaatggagaagtATATCGATCTTGTTACTCAATTGTATCCCGCTTGGGTAGAAGGTGGCTCG aaaaaaagaaatcggAGTGGTGATGCTGCTGCAGGACCAATGGGACCGGTGTTTAGCTCATTGGTGTACGAAGAGGAATCCGAAAATGAGTT GAAGATTGACGCCATACACGGCTTTGCTAGAGAAGGAGAAGTCGAGAATCTATTGAAGTGCTTAGAAAATGGCATACCTGTAAATGCAAGAG ATAGTGAAGGTCGAACACCGCTGCATTGGGCTATAGACCGTGGCCATCTGAACGTTGCTAAGGCTTTAATTGATCAGAATGCTGATGTAAATGCTAAA GACAATGAAGGCCAAACATCTCTACACTACGCTGTTGTCTGCGAAAGAGAAGAAATCGCCGAGTTCTTAGTGAAGCAGAAAGCTGATACAACCATTAAAGATGACGAAGGAAACTCGCCTCTTGATCTCTGTGAATCAGAGTGGCCTTGGATgcgagagaagagagataatTCCAATTAA